From Canis lupus dingo isolate Sandy chromosome 24, ASM325472v2, whole genome shotgun sequence, a single genomic window includes:
- the TBC1D20 gene encoding TBC1 domain family member 20 isoform X2 — MAISEGGLLTDEIRQEVWPKLLNVNTNDPPPVSEENLRQVSKDYQQVLLDVRRSLRRFPPGMPEKQREGLQEELIDIILLILERNPQLHYYQGYHDIVVTFLLVVGERLTTSLVEKLSTHHLRDFMDPTMDNTKHILNYLMPIIDQVNPELHDFMQSAEVGTIFALSWLITWFGHVLSDFRHVVRLYDFFLACHPLMPIYFAAVIVLYREQEVLDCDCDMASVHHLLSQIPQDLPYETLISRAGDLFVQFPPSELARKAAAQQQAEKTAASTFKDFELASAQQRPDMVLRQRFRGLMRSEERTKDVLTKPRTNRFVKLAVMGLTVALGAAALAVVKSALEWAPKFQLQLFP; from the exons ATGGCTATCAGCGAAGGAGGGCTCCTGACTGATGAGATCAGGCAGGAAGTGTGGCCTAAGCTCCTCAATGTGAACACCAATGACCCACCTCCTGTATCAG AGGAGAACCTGCGGCAGGTGAGCAAGGACTACCAGCAAGTGCTGCTGGACGTCAGGCGATCTTTAAGGCGGTTCCCACCTG GCAtgccagagaagcagagagagggccTCCAGGAAGAGCTGATCGACATCATCCTCCTCATCTTGGAGCGCAACCCTCAGCTGCACTACTACCAGGGGTACCATGACATTGTGGTCACATTTCTGCTGGTGGTAGGCGAGAGGCTGACAACATCCTTGGTAGAAAAATTGTCTACCCACCACCTCAG GGATTTCATGGATCCAACAATGGACAACACCAAGCATATATTAAACTATCTGATGCCCATCATTGACCAGGTGAATCCAGAGCTCCATGACTTCATGCAGAG CGCTGAGGTGGGAACCATCTTTGCCCTCAGCTGGCTCATCACCTGGTTTGGGCACGTCCTATCTGACTTCAGGCACGTTGTGCGGTTATATGATTTCTTCCTGGCCTGCCACCCGCTGATGCCCATTTACTTTGCAGCTGTG ATCGTGTTGTATCGAGAGCAGGAAGTCCTGGATTGTGACTGTGACATGGCCTCGGTCCACCACCTCTTGTCCCAGATCCCTCAGGACCTGCCCTATGAGACACTGATCAGTAGAGCCGGAGACCTGTTTGTTCAGTTTCCCCCATCAGAACTTGCCcggaaggcagctgcccaacagCAGGCTGAGAA GACGGCCGCCTCTACCTTCAAAGACTTTGAGCTGGCATCAGCCCAGCAGAGGCCTGACATGGTGCTGCGACAGCGGTTTCGGGGGCTCATGCGCTCTGAGGAGCGAACGAAAGATGTCCTGACCAAACCAAGGACCAACCGCTTTGTGAAACTGGCGGTGATGGGGCTGACAGTGGCACTTGGAGCGGCCGCCCTGGCTGTGGTGAAAAGTGCCCTGGAGTGGGCTCCTAAGTTTCAACTGCAGCTCTTCCCCTAA
- the TBC1D20 gene encoding TBC1 domain family member 20 isoform X1, which produces MALRSAQGDGPTSSRWDCGAEKTDFNAKKKKKVAEIYQALNSDPTDVAALRRMAISEGGLLTDEIRQEVWPKLLNVNTNDPPPVSEENLRQVSKDYQQVLLDVRRSLRRFPPGMPEKQREGLQEELIDIILLILERNPQLHYYQGYHDIVVTFLLVVGERLTTSLVEKLSTHHLRDFMDPTMDNTKHILNYLMPIIDQVNPELHDFMQSAEVGTIFALSWLITWFGHVLSDFRHVVRLYDFFLACHPLMPIYFAAVIVLYREQEVLDCDCDMASVHHLLSQIPQDLPYETLISRAGDLFVQFPPSELARKAAAQQQAEKTAASTFKDFELASAQQRPDMVLRQRFRGLMRSEERTKDVLTKPRTNRFVKLAVMGLTVALGAAALAVVKSALEWAPKFQLQLFP; this is translated from the exons ATGGCCCTCCGGAGTGCGCAGGGCGACGGCCCCACCTCCAGCCGCTGGGACTGTGGCGCGGAGAAGACAG ACTTTAAcgccaaaaagaaaaagaaagtggcaGAGATATACCAGGCTCTGAACAGTGACCCCACTGATGTGGCAGCCCTTAGACGCATGGCTATCAGCGAAGGAGGGCTCCTGACTGATGAGATCAGGCAGGAAGTGTGGCCTAAGCTCCTCAATGTGAACACCAATGACCCACCTCCTGTATCAG AGGAGAACCTGCGGCAGGTGAGCAAGGACTACCAGCAAGTGCTGCTGGACGTCAGGCGATCTTTAAGGCGGTTCCCACCTG GCAtgccagagaagcagagagagggccTCCAGGAAGAGCTGATCGACATCATCCTCCTCATCTTGGAGCGCAACCCTCAGCTGCACTACTACCAGGGGTACCATGACATTGTGGTCACATTTCTGCTGGTGGTAGGCGAGAGGCTGACAACATCCTTGGTAGAAAAATTGTCTACCCACCACCTCAG GGATTTCATGGATCCAACAATGGACAACACCAAGCATATATTAAACTATCTGATGCCCATCATTGACCAGGTGAATCCAGAGCTCCATGACTTCATGCAGAG CGCTGAGGTGGGAACCATCTTTGCCCTCAGCTGGCTCATCACCTGGTTTGGGCACGTCCTATCTGACTTCAGGCACGTTGTGCGGTTATATGATTTCTTCCTGGCCTGCCACCCGCTGATGCCCATTTACTTTGCAGCTGTG ATCGTGTTGTATCGAGAGCAGGAAGTCCTGGATTGTGACTGTGACATGGCCTCGGTCCACCACCTCTTGTCCCAGATCCCTCAGGACCTGCCCTATGAGACACTGATCAGTAGAGCCGGAGACCTGTTTGTTCAGTTTCCCCCATCAGAACTTGCCcggaaggcagctgcccaacagCAGGCTGAGAA GACGGCCGCCTCTACCTTCAAAGACTTTGAGCTGGCATCAGCCCAGCAGAGGCCTGACATGGTGCTGCGACAGCGGTTTCGGGGGCTCATGCGCTCTGAGGAGCGAACGAAAGATGTCCTGACCAAACCAAGGACCAACCGCTTTGTGAAACTGGCGGTGATGGGGCTGACAGTGGCACTTGGAGCGGCCGCCCTGGCTGTGGTGAAAAGTGCCCTGGAGTGGGCTCCTAAGTTTCAACTGCAGCTCTTCCCCTAA